In Thermoanaerobaculales bacterium, one genomic interval encodes:
- a CDS encoding FAD-dependent oxidoreductase has translation MRDGRRQLVVIGAGFAGLACARAAAQRGVEVAVLEAQPAPGHRVSTTGILVKEAADAWDVPRSLTRKIHGVRLYSPSLDWVDLERSGYYFLATETADLLAWWAREAARHGVEVRWDERFSGSQDLPDGTLWLLGQGYGCEFLVGADGARSAVARDRGLDANRELLHGLELECLGLGGVAEDRIHVFLDSELAPGYIAWIVPGTSCYQVGLACRHPQRPDPERLVAALSRRFDTRDMTVLGHRSGWIPVGGPLRRIGDARSLLVGDAAGWVSPLTAGGIHTAIEWGRLAGIAVADHLLDGGPLPHLALRRSLPSFHCKRWLRWAIDLELPNPLYDRLLASPLMRQVARLVFFHHRGVMSRDAWREWLGSSRARLERAGAKI, from the coding sequence ATGCGGGACGGACGCCGGCAGCTGGTCGTGATCGGGGCCGGGTTCGCCGGCCTCGCCTGCGCGCGGGCCGCCGCCCAGCGTGGCGTCGAGGTCGCGGTCCTGGAGGCGCAGCCCGCACCCGGTCACCGGGTCTCCACCACCGGCATCCTGGTCAAGGAGGCGGCCGACGCCTGGGACGTCCCGCGCAGCCTGACCCGCAAGATCCACGGCGTGCGGCTCTACTCGCCTTCGCTCGACTGGGTGGACCTCGAGCGATCCGGCTACTACTTCCTGGCGACCGAGACCGCCGACCTGCTGGCCTGGTGGGCGCGCGAGGCGGCCCGCCACGGGGTGGAGGTGCGGTGGGACGAGCGGTTCTCGGGCAGCCAGGACCTCCCGGACGGCACACTCTGGCTGCTCGGCCAGGGCTACGGGTGCGAGTTCCTGGTTGGGGCCGACGGCGCCCGCTCGGCCGTGGCCCGCGATCGCGGGCTGGACGCCAACCGGGAGCTCCTGCACGGCCTCGAGCTCGAGTGCCTGGGCCTGGGCGGGGTCGCCGAGGACCGGATCCACGTCTTCCTCGACTCCGAGCTGGCGCCGGGCTACATCGCCTGGATCGTGCCCGGCACCTCCTGCTACCAGGTGGGGCTCGCCTGCCGCCACCCCCAGCGGCCCGACCCCGAGCGGCTGGTCGCGGCGCTGTCGCGCCGTTTCGACACCCGCGACATGACCGTGCTCGGCCACCGCAGCGGCTGGATCCCGGTCGGCGGCCCGTTGCGCCGGATCGGCGATGCGCGCAGCCTGCTCGTCGGCGACGCCGCCGGCTGGGTGTCGCCGCTGACCGCGGGCGGCATCCACACCGCGATCGAGTGGGGCCGCCTCGCCGGCATTGCGGTCGCCGACCACCTGCTCGATGGCGGCCCGCTCCCCCACCTCGCGCTGCGCCGCTCGCTCCCCTCCTTTCACTGCAAGCGGTGGCTGCGCTGGGCCATCGACCTCGAGCTGCCCAACCCGCTCTACGACCGGCTTCTCGCCAGCCCGCTGATGCGGCAGGTGGCGCGCCTGGTCTTCTTCCACCACCGCGGCGTCATGTCGCGCGACGCCTGGCGGGAGTGGCTCGGCAGCAGCCGCGCCCGGTTGGAGAGGGCCGGAGCGAAGATCTAG
- a CDS encoding PIN domain-containing protein, with amino-acid sequence MRLFLDANVLFAAAYSPEGRSAGLFVLAGAGACSLSSSRHAIDECFRNLALKAPQTVAALGRLLELLEVVPEAGPGVVAWAARHGLPANDAPILAAASAAGVDFLVTGDRTHFGHLFGTTVGRVTVVPPSDALVRVLEGRPER; translated from the coding sequence GTGCGTCTCTTCCTCGACGCCAACGTGCTGTTCGCCGCGGCCTACTCGCCGGAAGGGCGGTCAGCGGGGCTGTTCGTGCTGGCCGGCGCGGGGGCGTGCTCTCTCTCGAGCTCGCGGCACGCGATCGACGAGTGCTTCCGGAATCTCGCGCTCAAGGCGCCGCAGACCGTGGCTGCGTTGGGGCGCCTCCTCGAGCTCCTCGAAGTCGTTCCAGAAGCCGGCCCGGGGGTCGTGGCCTGGGCTGCGCGGCACGGCCTTCCGGCCAACGACGCACCCATCCTGGCCGCTGCCAGCGCCGCCGGAGTCGATTTCCTGGTCACCGGCGATCGAACCCACTTCGGCCACCTGTTCGGCACCACGGTCGGCCGCGTCACGGTGGTGCCACCAAGCGACGCTCTCGTCCGTGTGCTCGAAGGCAGACCCGAACGATAG
- a CDS encoding AbrB/MazE/SpoVT family DNA-binding domain-containing protein, translated as MNMTRLGKKGQVSIPKAVLDRLGLEPETVLLVESTADGAIVLRPAAVYPVEVYSEARVREFLDEDRMTTAEAARVRKRTGKR; from the coding sequence ATGAACATGACTCGTCTCGGCAAGAAGGGCCAAGTGTCGATCCCCAAGGCCGTGCTCGACCGTCTCGGCCTCGAGCCCGAAACCGTCCTGCTCGTGGAGTCGACCGCGGACGGCGCAATCGTCCTGCGGCCAGCCGCCGTCTACCCCGTTGAGGTCTACAGCGAGGCGAGGGTGCGCGAGTTCCTCGACGAGGACCGGATGACCACCGCCGAGGCCGCCCGCGTCCGCAAGCGCACCGGGAAGCGATAG